The window CGTTGCGCGATGGCCTGGGGGACGTGGCAGCTGGCTCGATGGCCCGGCCGATGCGGCGCGGTTGCCCTATATAGTCGTGCGCACGGCACCGGGGCATAGCCCGCATGAGCAGTCTGAGTCGGTTTCAAAGACCGACGTGGCATAGTACTTGGGTTCAAATCCGAATCAAAACCAAGCAGCTATACGTAGTCACCGCGAAGCACGCGTACATCTGAACACATCATCCACATATTCATTTAGAGTTATTAGATTAAAACAACAAATACATCTATTGATCTACTACATACCTGAATTTTGTATTAGACAATATATTTTACCTAAAAACTAAAAAGTACGCGCGACACTTTTCAGCAAGAACGAGCGGCCGTCTCCTGGCCACAGGATCACGCCGTGATCGTGGCGCGGGTGGGCCAAGTGCCACCTGGTCGGAATCACAGGCGCGATCGTGGGCGGTCTGTCCATATCTGCAGTGGAGGGAGGCCCACTTGAAAGTCAAACAACTCGAGCTGTTTTTCTCTCCTCCGTCTGTGCTCTCTCGAGTTCTCCCCCCTCATTCCTCACATCTCGCCACCGCACGCACCTGAAAGGGCGGAAGGGGAGGCGGAGTTCTCAAATCCAGCGGCGAGATTGCCGGCGGCGACCGCCTGGAGTCGTTGTTCCTCGTCGGCATCGTAGGTACCTAGATATCTCCTGGATTTCTCTGTCTCGGGGAAGGCTAGTTCGGACGGTGAGAGAGCGGATTTTTAGGGTTCCAACGTCGTCAATTGGTTCCCGTTGTTTGATTCGAGGTGCATGTATTTCGGCACCTGATTTGACATCTCACATCTCCTTCGATTTTGGTGGTTCTCTGGCAGCACATGCACGAGATGCGGGTGCCTGTGCATGTGCGGGTGTATAGGTACACATTTACGGACATATTGTACGCATATTTTGGCTCCGGGCCAGGCAGCACGGGATGCAAGCAGGGAGCATCGATTAGGTGGGTTCTCGTTCAGTTTGCCGCAGGGGATCTAGGGATGCTTTTGTTGTGGGTGCTTGATGAAATTGACAGATTATGCAGTTTTTTTGGTGTTTCACGGGGTGGGTGAGTTGATTCTGTTGTTTATACAAAACGCTATATGGATTGGTGTGCTTGATTAAATTAGTTGGCTAGTGAGGCTTGTGCAGTTGCACAACATGCTCTATCTAGTTGGCTAGTCAGGCTTGTGCAGTTTCACAAGAGGCTCTACCTAGTTGGCTAGTTAGGCTTGTGGAGTTGCACAAGAGGCTCTACCTAGTTGGCTTCTTACTAGACTTAGCAATTGGTTTTCAGTTCTTGTGTTATTGGAGGAGTGAATTTTGTGGGTGTATATGACCTATGGAGCTTGGTGAGAAATGCGGTGGTTATACAGGGTTTGCGAGTTGCAGTAGGAGTTTACATATTTGTTTCAAATGTTTTTGTGCAACCGGGCAGCCCACTTTGTGCAACTTGTTAGATAGAACTTACCAACATTATGATAAAAATAGCCAACTTAATTTTTCTTCTGATGGAGTATTGTGTTCTGGGTGGCACTTATTTTTTGTTCAACTAGACAGCAAATCATGTGCAACTTTTCTTTTAATTCAGACTAGCCAACTTCAAATATAAAAGTAGCCAACCCACCACATTTTCTCTCCCCTGTGCAACTTCTGTTAATTTGACTAATACATTGTTCGCATTTTTTTGTTACAGAGACCAAAATGGATGGAGAAGGAGATGTGCCTGACAACAAAACAGAGGTTcccatttttcttttctttttatcctATTAGCACTTTAATTTTTGGGGTTCTATCCTCTGACCATTTTATTATGCCCTTTTCTTTTACCCTCTTAGCATCCCAATGTTTTGTTCATTGTAAGGTTTTGTAAATCTGATCTCACGACGGAACTCAAAAAGGGCTGCTAAGCGGCAGCCGCGTGGCGATGATAAGGACGGGGATGAAGAGGGTGACGATGTGAGTGGAGAACATCACTCCTTTGGAATTTATTTTCCTTCATTTTTCTTTTATCCTTTAGGTTTTTTATATGGCACACATACATGTTTATTTTTTTTCTCAACCCCTTATGCTTGTTCATTTTTTTACACAACTTTAGGGTGGCGAAAGATTCCTCTTAGTAAAACTGCAGAGAAGAAAGGTGCCCGTGGAGGCAGTATCCAAAGGGGTAGATGCCACATCTTCTGCAGCAGCCGCTGAGGTAACATAAAATTCCATCGGGAATACTTTTTACTCCACATACAGGCAGCCAAGTGCATTAATTTTCATACATAGTTGTAGAAGGACTAATTAAGCATTGGCATGCTCAACTTTTTCAGTTGATCAACGTTGCCATCTTCAAGTTTTTTTAGAATTGTCCCAAGAGTATATAACTTGGCATCCTCAGGCTTTCTAGTTGTAGAATAGTATCTAATTAGTTGGCAACCTCAGTAATTCTAGTTGCACAACAATATACAACTAGTTGACATCCTCAGCTTCTCTAGTTGCACAAGAACTCAGATTAGTCCCATCTTAAAAAAAATTGAGGATTGCCCAATAGTATCTAATGACTTGGCATCCTTAGGTTTTCTAGCTGCAGAAGAGTATCTATTTAGTTGGCACCCTCAGCAATTCTAGTTGGACAACATTATCCAAGTAGTTGACATCCTCAACCTCTCTAGTTGCACAAGAATTGAGATTAATCCCATCTTACATTTTTTGAGGATTGCCCAACAGTATCTAATGACTTGGCACCCTCAGGCTTTCTAGCTGCAGAAGAGTATCTATTTAGTTGGCACCCTCAACAATTCTAGTTGGACAACATTATCCAAGTAGTTGACATCCTCAACCTCTCTAGTTGCACAAGAATATCTCATTAGTTGGCATCATCAGCATTTCTAGTCGCATAAGAATATCTCATTAGTTGTCATCACCAACATTTCTAGTTGCAGAACAAACAAGATATCAAGTTGCCATAATCAACTTTTTAATCTAGTTTTCCAGAGAACAAATATTTGTATCTAAAATCTAAAAAGTGCACGCGCACTTTCTGGGCGAACCGAGTGGCCACTTCCTGGACGCACGATCGGGTAGCGATCGTCTCGCTCGTGCGTCAGGTGCCGCCTGGTTGCGGGATCAGTTCCGCCGTGGGTCGTGGGTGGTTCTATCCTCATCCGAACATGGGGAGGCCCACCTGTAAGCCATAAAGCATAGTTCGTGGGCGGCGGTTTCGAAACTGCAGCCTGAAATCTCTCCTCGTCGTTGCTCTCCCCCCATTTCTCCCCTCTCCTTCTCGATTCATCTCCGCCGAATGGGCCGCGACAGAGGGGCGGCGGGTCTGTGGGTGCCTCTCCGTGGGGAATCGTTGGTCAGGGGCACGAGAATGTGTGGTGGGTCAGCGCTTTGCGCCGGTGTACGATAGGTAGCACAGGATGCACGACGATAGCGCCTATTGAGCGATTTTGATGTCCATTTTGTTGTTGCTCAGCCGTAGGAGTTTCAGATTTGTTCATTGTTGTTTAGTTGCACAAATTTTGTACTCAGTTGGCTGCATGATTATACTAGTTGGTTGTCCATATGTTGTGCATTTGCACAAATTATCCTGCTCAGTTGGCTCCTAGTTCTACAGTTGGCTGCATGATTATACTAGGTGGGTGTCCATATGTTGTGTAGTTGCACAAATTATCCTGCTCAATTGGCTGCTTGGTTATACTAATGATGTGCAGGTTTATTTTTCAAGGAGCCGACGTAGATTCTGCACATAATTTGATGCTACAATTCTTATACACTGCTATTTGGACGAAGAAAGAAGATTCAGATGGCAGAAAATAGTTTTCatctttttctgtttttctttagTATATTGAACATATTTTCCCTACTGCATTTTCTGTGTGACAAGACTATGTATGCTTGATGTTACTATGTTTTGTACTTTATTAGTCTACTTTGTTTTTGTTGCACACATTGCAGTAAAAGTTGGCCTGGATCCATGTGTGGTTGCACAAATATCAAGGTTTTTTGCACACACACTACATGAAGTTTTATTGTGCTGTCCGCAACTACTCATTGTGTTTATTTGCACATATCCATGCAAAAGTTGGCTTGCATTCATGCTTAGTTACACAAATAGATAGTTTTTTGCACAGGCACTACATCCTGTCTATCTTTGCATATGCAACTACTCCTTTTTTGTTTATATGCACACATCCAGGCAAAAGTTGACTTGGATTCATGTTTAGTTGCACAAATAGACGGCTTTTTGCACAAGCACTTCACCCTGTCTATTTTTGCATATGGGTTGGTTTATCTGCATGCAACCAGGCAAAAGTTGGCTTGGATCCATGTTTTAGTTGCACAGGAAAGTGTTTTATTGTGCAAAGATCAGATTCAACTCTATTTGCTGCTTCATGTTCCTTCTTCCTACAACTATGGAGAAGACCGGAGAAGATTTGTGGCAGATCCAGAGGGAAAGGGAAGGGGAAAGTGAAGAAGGATGAGCTGGAAGCTAGAGGGAAGTTACCTGATGCTGCTGCCTACTATGGCTTTGTACTCCCTCTTCTTGGAATTGAAGCTTTTCTGGCCAATTTCTTCACCTAGTTTTGCTCTACCATGGCAGCTCTGTAGGGTTTGGATCCAGGCCTAGGATCTCCTTTCGTGGAGAAGAAGAAGTGCGACCCATGGGGGGAGGAAGTGTGGGCGAGGTGTGCGTGGGAGGCATGGGGACGTAGTGGTTATCACTTGACAGCGATGGGGGAGATTTTCTGTTTGTTGGGAGCATGGCCAGTCGGGTCGGAAGGAACTTTCCTTCCTGGGACCAAGGGGGACAGGAAGTTGACTTTTATGGCTGGCCGCTCCATCGCGCTAGTGGGCGGCCGGCCGCCCACTAGACGCGCCCTATATTTTAAGTTGTGTGTTCTGCACAAAGAAGAAAAATCTTTCATCTTTTTTTTGAACACAGTACAAACACAAACGCTCATACATACGcacatacactcatccctatCAATGCACACACATGCACACCCTATCCCTGTGAGCACCTCTGAGAGACTGAGCTGACAAATTATGCTGAGATTGACAAGTTCACCACAAACATCTTTGTAGTTGATGGGAACGTCTCTCGCACAGATCGTACATTGCCGAAAggcctgaaataaatccagaaaaatgcaAGCACCAGTGTCAAGTCTAGAACTTGAACTCTGGTGTGTTGGGGATAACACTATCcttctaaccatccaaccacaggttaGTTCGCAAAAAAAAAAATGTTCGATCTATAACAACAAATAGTACATTCATCTAGTTGTTTTTGTGTATCACTAAAATAAATATATTTCTTCATGGCACTTTTACAAGTATGTAGCGCGGTGTATTCATTTTTAAAAAAACATACCCTTAAATCTGTTTACATATGGGCTCCAAATCACCGAGCCTTTTTTTAGCGTTTTTGTTAAGAGGGGTCGATTTGTCTTGCAACCTTTACCGAGAAGTCTTGTCAAGGTGCAGAGCAACGCCTTGGCCCTTGGGAGACTGAAATAGTCGATCACCCGAAGTACAAACAATTCATAACGAGTTTTGTTTGGACATAGAGTATGTGAGCTCAAGCTCACATGATCTTAGATGAACAACAAAAGCCAAAGAAACATTGATGTTCTTTCTACACGCATGTAAATTTTCACGGTGAAATCACATTTGTGGATGTGTGGGAAAAACAAAAACGATGCTAAGAAAATAGTGTTTTTGGAAGCATTTTGAAGAATCAATTTTGTTTTCTTGTCCACACCTCCACAAATGCGGTTCCAACGCGAGAATTTGCATGTGTGTAGAAAAGACATCAATGTCTCTTGCCAAaggatttttatttttattttttgccaTTTCTTGAATTATACTGTTCACTCGAGATCATGTCAGCTCGAGCTCACAATAGCATTATCGggtttcttcttctttttgtcttTCTCGTTCCAAAGCACTCCCTCTGTATGTGAAAAGAAGGCTTATAATTTTTTATCCATTTTATAAGAAAGATTATCAACAACTAGAATACAAAATTAGTATGAAAAACTCAAtaaaatatattttcatattatatctATTTAGTATCATAGTTGTTGatatttttttctataaacttaATGAAACTAGGCACCATTTGACTTGATCCAAAAGTTATAAGCCTTCTTTTGGAACACAAAGGGAGTAACATACGATATTCCAAGGACGAGTCCCTCAAGGGAAGACTTTTCATTGAAGTCTAGATTTTGTAATGAAAGAAAAAAGACAAGTTTTTTCTTGAGGGGAGAAAAAAACGAGTACACGTTGGATGTTATTTATTAGGCTTTTGGCCCATATAACATTTAAATTCTTGAGAAATCTCAAATGTCCAAGTGTTCTGCCATGACATGTGTGGGAGTTTAGTCCCGTAAATAAAGGGTTGGGACCAGGTTATAAAGGTTGGGATTCTCTTTCACATCCCATTGAAGAATGGAGTATGAGAAGAGGGGTGGTACACACACCCTTCTTCTTGGCCCCCAACCCGCCCCTAATTAGCATGACTTCCCCACTGATGCCATGGGTGAAAACTCTGACGATGCCAGGAAGAAGGCAATCATGGCCCTTACTTTCACGATTGTAGGGTTCATGTGTCCTACATATATGAAAATTTTCTTTAACAAACATTTTTTATGTACGCGACACACAAAACAAACAAGTGTGTTAGTCTACAATAGCAAATAGTGCACACATTATGGTTCCATATATTTGTCTTTTATATGAAGGGGAAGGGACTGTCGGAACACACACATCGCGTAGAAAAATTCCCTTCTTGCAGGGTCATAGCCTCTTTCTATACTACTACATAGTGTACGAGTTTTGAATTGTAGTAACATCATCAATCCCAGTCGTTGATCTCATAAATCTAATGGTTGAGACTCAACGGATTCGCAGTGAACAGTAGCCCACACTTGCATCTGCTGGTTTCTGGAACAATCAGGTCACACCTCCTCTCTTCACTTGCATCTTCTCGGTTCTGGAATAATCACGTCACACCTCCTCTCTTCTCTCCATGGTGTATGTGCCAGTGCATCAGGCAAAGAGCCGAGACAGGGGCGGTGACGAGTGAACATTTTTAGCAGGTTCTATACTGTACAACGGCTAATGACCGCAGCTAATTGCATCATTAGTCCGTCCAAAAATATATTCATGGAACCAACTACACCGGATATAGAGAAGACCAAAGCCGAGTGACCCATACATGTAGGTGTGGCTAACTATTGTTTTCCCTTGGACAGTTGATCGATTGATTGATCTACGTGCGTGTTCGACTGGACTACTTAGGGCGTTTTTTGATGTAAAGACCACCACAATACCAATTTTCATTAGCAGAAAACCACTACTTTATAATTCATGGCACAGATCACCGTACGAATGACAGTGGCAAAAAACATTAATGGTAAATGCTAATTGCTTTAATTCTCTTCCAGTTGTCTTCAAGACATATTTTTGAAATATAGTGAAGACAATTTTCTTTGACATTACATGATTGCAAAGAAAAATAGTTGTAAAGTTCACATTATCAACTTGTTCAACAATTCTGGTTTTAGAGCTCAATTTAAGTTAACGGAAATGTAACATTCTTTTGTAGTTCTAGAAATATATTTTGATAATTTGTCATCAATGCTATCGTGAGACCTAACATATCCTGATGTTCcataacttttgtgaacattgaCTTTTCTCCTCCCTCATATCTAAATCCTGGCTCCGCCCTTCGAGAGATGTATTGTCTAGGAGGATAAACAAAAGCAAATAATTAGTGGGTTCCAGCACGTAAATCTTCAATTTTTTCCCCATGGAAATTTTTGGGTGTCACTAGGCCATAGGCATTGTATCATGCCAATTACCATTTTTTTATTACTTCATTTGTGCATGCATAcaccaacaatatttattttTGCTCTGAATTCATTGCAAAGTACTATATGTTTTTTTTCTTTTACTAGAATCATAGGAACAATACTGTTaagacgtgcattgcacgtgTATACATACTAGTATATAGGAATAGAGAAGTGGTCATAGATTTTGAGTGCTTGTTGAATGTGTCTCTTCATTTTTTTCTTCCCCAAGTTTGATAGGATTGCCATGTTGAATAGAGATTCGTCTTAGGAAACTAGAGGTGGCACGTCTTGTGAAGCCATCACCAAGTATGGGTCCCTCGACACATGCATATCTAGGCATATATGACCCTAAATAAGTAATAAATGGACTACATGGATTATAAGTAGGGTCAGGGGATTATTTTAATGCAAAGAAATGGCTTAGAGGCAGCCTCTTGTATTAGAGGCGACGCTAGAGAATTTTTCCTAGAGGCTCGGTCCAGCAGTGTATCGCGACAGCCTCTAAGGGCTTAGAGGCAGGTATAGAGGCAGCAGAATGATACATTGTGGATGCTCTTCCCTGTGAACTCAAGTCTGGATGCTTTGTCTTCTATctcttcgttcctaaatatttgtttttctaggaatttcaacaaataattacatatgaagcaaaatgagtaaatttacactttaaaatatgtctatatacattcgtatgtggcagttcatttgaaatctctaaagaaacaaatatttagaaacgaagGGAATAGTTGTGACATACTTTATTTTTAATCGTATCATCTCCCCTGACCGAACGGTCAACTTTTATTTCATGATGAACATGTGGCGTGCATGAGGTGGGACCTAGTAGCTATGGTACAGCTAGGGGTGGCCCGGTGGGCCATGACCCACCCTAGgattaggctagtcatagtggggagtaacttatactagtgtcatgcatatgacactagtttaaattactaccttcatagtgcaaagtaacatagtagcAGTATCATATGTGGCTTCATTTAATAGCTTGTAGATTCATCTTGTCTTGAAAAGTGCTATGTtgcagtaacatattatgttaccacttctcattaactacttgccacataagcaaacaTTTCTTGAAATGCGTTATGTTACTACCTAAATTACTCTCACCATGACTAGCCTTAGGCCATCTAGGGTTGCAGGGTTAAAAAAATGAAAAGATAATAATAATTATATGAACAGTTCACACTCTTGCTCCACCCTGTCCGAGTGGGCTAGCTCCGCTACTGGCGTAGTAGCTCAAATTTTGAATGGTGATgtaactactccctccttccatctatatagggtctaatgcgtttttcaaaaccTTTTTAATTTAACTATTAATAAGATTAATAATACATGaaatgtataatgtgaaaattatatcattggaagttTCTTTCACGTATGAATTTGACAGTATGCTTTGTGTaacttgcatgtcatatattattgctctaacacttggtcaaagttagcctcaaaaaacgtattaggccctatatacatggaaggagggagtagtcacTTTGTCGCCTCTGATTTGATCTAGCAGCCCAGTAGGTGAAGCGCACGTGCTGCCTCGATTCTAGTGTAACCGATTGGTCGTGGCAGCATATTTGGTTCAGAGCaaggttaatagtatagccaataACCGGTTATATGAAGTTGCCACGTCATCTATAGT is drawn from Triticum urartu cultivar G1812 unplaced genomic scaffold, Tu2.1 TuUngrouped_contig_7327, whole genome shotgun sequence and contains these coding sequences:
- the LOC125531515 gene encoding uncharacterized protein LOC125531515 isoform X2, which encodes MCGCIGTHLRTYCTHILAPGQAARDASREHRLETKMDGEGDVPDNKTEGFVNLISRRNSKRAAKRQPRGDDKDGDEEGDDGGERFLLVKLQRRKVPVEAVSKGVDATSSAAAAEEPT
- the LOC125531515 gene encoding uncharacterized protein LOC125531515 isoform X1, translated to MCGCIGTHLRTYCTHILAPGQAARDASREHRLETKMDGEGDVPDNKTEGFVNLISRRNSKRAAKRQPRGDDKDGDEEGDDGGERFLLVKLQRRKVPVEAVSKGVDATSSAAAAEVYFSRSRRRFCT
- the LOC125531515 gene encoding uncharacterized protein LOC125531515 isoform X3 — encoded protein: MDGEGDVPDNKTEGFVNLISRRNSKRAAKRQPRGDDKDGDEEGDDGGERFLLVKLQRRKVPVEAVSKGVDATSSAAAAEVYFSRSRRRFCT